A stretch of DNA from Coccidioides posadasii str. Silveira chromosome 1, complete sequence:
CGCCTTTTGTGGAAAGACGAATAGGATGGGTGGACCGGATGAGCGGCCGTATGATTGTAAGGATGCTGTTGGATATCTACGTGAATATATCCTATCAAATGGTGAGAAGCCTGTAAAGGCAAGAGAAATAGAAGAATGGGGAAAGATATATGGAAAGATGGTAACCACTTGTGCACTGAAGCAGATCAGCAGCTCGTATGAACAGGCATATGGACAAGATGGTATCATTTTTTGAAGGGCTATTTATTGTTTTAGAGAACATGGACTTTAGCACAGCTCGGTATGGAAAGAAGGATGTAATCATTGCCATTGTTAGCCATATAGTCTTTTGGCTGTAATTTCTGTGTTCATGTCAAAAACTAGTAGGTTGAAATTTCTACctactactccgtagaataTGATGATCTGCCAAGCTTCCACTTTTCATAACCTCCAAGTTTGATAGTCCATCATAAAGATGTGGTGGAGAAACCAACAATGAATTAAGCCACAAATGGAATTGCCAATTTAAGCATTTAACCTTGTGTTCCCATCCTGTGGGAGTTGTATCCGAGCCTATTTCCTCAATTTTTACTGCTACAAAATGAACAATCATTTGTTACCATATCCTTACAATCAAGAACGTTGTCGTCCATTCTTCGGGTATGAGACCTTGGCTAATGTACTCTACGGCTTTTACCTTCGTTTTCGCCCCCCTGCTGCTTCGTCATTCAGTACCAAGCCAATTCAAGTTATTTGCATTTCGGATACCCACAACTCGACCAGAGAGGTTTCACATGGCGATCTTCTCATTCATGCTGGTGACTTAACTCAACATGGCTCATTTGAGGAGCTTCATGATCAACTTCGATGGCTGTCTACCCTCCCACATCCTCATAAAGTTGTCATAGCAGGAAACCACGATCTTCTGCTCGATTCAGATTTCGTTGAACGTTATCCTACTCGCTTTCCCGACCATCCCGGATTATCTGTCTTCAATTCGGACTGGAACGATGTCGATTATCTCCGGGACCGCTGTGTCACCCTAAACTTTTCAAATGGGAGGAGGCTGAACATCTACGGTTCACCTCAGACGCCAGAATTTGGTGTTTGGGCCTTCCAATATCCAGCAATTAGGGATGTTTGGACTCATAGAATCCCGGATAACACGAATGTAGTTGTGGTGCATGGCCCGCCCGTGCTTCATTGTGATGTCGGAAAGAAAGGGGATGGGTATTTGTTAAGAGAGTTAAGAAGGGTGAAGCCACAGCTTGTTGTGTTTGGTCATATTCATGATggatatggagaagattaCCTTTTTCATGATGGGGTGCAGAGTGCATGGGAAGATGCAATCCTGCAAAGAAGTGGTGTGGTTGCCATATTTCGCATGAGTTTCTGGATGATTGTAGCATGGCTTAAAGTCTTGCTGGGGCTCCCACAGCCCAGCCCAACAAGGTTGGTGAATGCAGCTGTTGCACCGGGAGCAAACAACAGAACACAGAAAGAGCCTATTATATTGGAAATATAATCTTTTTGATCCTCTATATGTTTGAGCTTAAATCAAATAAAATGAATATGTGGCTGCCAGCATAAAATATTCTTCTCTCTGAGCTGCGGACTCGCTCTCTTATCATCAAACGACTCCAGAGTCTCTCCTCCATCGTGGGGTATCTTCAGTATTGCTTGTAGTGGCTTCACGGATAAAGTCCACTGAGGAACTTGTTCATATACTCTTTCCTCATTCCGGTATTCCTCTATCTCCTCCATGGACATAATGGCATCCGCGCGT
This window harbors:
- a CDS encoding uncharacterized protein (EggNog:ENOG410PMGV~COG:S~TransMembrane:1 (o256-276i)), whose protein sequence is MNNHLLPYPYNQERCRPFFGYETLANVLYGFYLRFRPPAASSFSTKPIQVICISDTHNSTREVSHGDLLIHAGDLTQHGSFEELHDQLRWLSTLPHPHKVVIAGNHDLLLDSDFVERYPTRFPDHPGLSVFNSDWNDVDYLRDRCVTLNFSNGRRLNIYGSPQTPEFGVWAFQYPAIRDVWTHRIPDNTNVVVVHGPPVLHCDVGKKGDGYLLRELRRVKPQLVVFGHIHDGYGEDYLFHDGVQSAWEDAILQRSGVVAIFRMSFWMIVAWLKVLLGLPQPSPTRLVNAAVAPGANNRTQKEPIILEI